A single Pantoea rwandensis DNA region contains:
- the yjdN gene encoding VOC family metalloprotein YjdN — translation MQITPYVFYNGRCEEAIAFYLAATDGELLFKMTFGDMPDETPVEDEGCPSGATFSPEQIMHAHLRIGQGELMMSDGAQQTDYAGFSVSLSTPDEAQGKRWFDALSAGGEVTKKWEPTFWAHGFGMFTDKFGVPWMVNAYKPQI, via the coding sequence ATGCAAATTACACCTTATGTGTTTTACAACGGCCGCTGTGAAGAGGCGATTGCCTTTTATCTCGCGGCCACTGACGGCGAATTGCTGTTTAAAATGACCTTCGGTGACATGCCGGATGAAACCCCTGTTGAGGATGAAGGCTGCCCCTCTGGCGCGACCTTCTCGCCAGAACAAATCATGCATGCCCATTTGCGTATCGGACAGGGTGAATTGATGATGAGCGATGGTGCACAACAAACAGACTACGCCGGATTTTCCGTGAGCCTATCCACGCCAGATGAAGCGCAGGGTAAACGCTGGTTTGACGCGTTGTCAGCGGGTGGGGAAGTGACGAAAAAGTGGGAACCGACGTTTTGGGCGCACGGTTTTGGCATGTTTACCGATAAATTCGGGGTGCCCTGGATGGTGAATGCTTATAAACCGCAAATTTGA
- a CDS encoding LysR family transcriptional regulator — MPANLKLHQLRAFVDVARQGSIRAASRLSGLSQPALTKAIQELELALGARLFERRQQGVTLTDIGDNFFRHASLVLEELRVAQEDIQQRLGLAGGRVNIGVGGSIARTIMPQVITQFHREYPLVKVRIVEGQLVSMVHELRQGALDFTINTYDQHHLDQELIFERLMQRDYQVVMRKGHPMAHARSLAELQHCDWTMPTPQGSYYRLLHDLFGERGMAPKIVVTCETFMACTSLVAKSDFVSIISRDVIEDPTHGGQLIALDLDDPLPKATFYLIQRKDTALTPMSAYMAQLFRRYCQQR; from the coding sequence ATGCCTGCCAACCTTAAACTTCATCAGCTGCGCGCCTTTGTCGATGTGGCCCGCCAGGGCAGTATTCGTGCTGCCAGCCGCTTATCGGGACTTTCACAGCCTGCGCTGACCAAAGCGATTCAGGAACTGGAATTGGCACTCGGTGCGCGCTTGTTCGAACGTCGTCAGCAGGGCGTCACGCTGACGGATATCGGTGATAACTTTTTCCGCCACGCCAGTCTGGTGCTGGAAGAGCTACGTGTGGCGCAGGAAGATATTCAGCAGCGATTGGGATTGGCGGGTGGAAGAGTGAATATCGGCGTGGGCGGCAGCATTGCGCGTACCATCATGCCGCAGGTGATCACTCAGTTTCATCGTGAATATCCGCTGGTGAAGGTGCGCATTGTTGAGGGGCAACTGGTGTCGATGGTGCATGAATTGCGGCAGGGCGCGCTGGATTTCACCATTAATACTTACGATCAGCATCACCTTGATCAGGAGCTGATCTTTGAAAGACTGATGCAGCGCGACTATCAGGTGGTGATGCGCAAAGGGCACCCGATGGCGCACGCCCGCTCGTTAGCGGAATTACAGCACTGCGACTGGACCATGCCGACGCCGCAAGGGAGTTATTACCGCTTGCTGCACGATCTTTTTGGCGAACGCGGTATGGCACCAAAGATCGTAGTGACCTGCGAAACCTTTATGGCCTGCACCAGCCTGGTCGCGAAAAGTGACTTTGTCAGCATTATCTCGCGTGATGTCATCGAAGATCCGACGCACGGTGGCCAGCTCATTGCCCTCGATCTTGACGATCCGCTGCCGAAAGCGACTTTCTATTTGATCCAGCGGAAAGACACCGCGCTGACGCCAATGAGTGCATACATGGCTCAACTGTTCCGCCGCTATTGTCAACAAAGGTAA
- a CDS encoding nucleoside-specific channel-forming protein Tsx translates to MKFKALIAGALLASSWTGAAQAADSDPQYLSDWWHQSVNVVGSTHTRFGPQFNNDVYLEYEAFAKKDWFDFYGYADLTNFFGVGNSNANGIFDHGSPLFMEIEPRFSIDKLTGTSLAFGPFKEWYFANNYIYDMGRNASQRQNTWYMGLGTDIDTHSDIGLSLNVYAKYQWQNYGAANENSWDGYRFKVKYFVPITDLWGGKLSYIGFTNFDWGSDLRDETGPSRTSNSIASSHILSLNYDHWHVSTVARYFHNGGQWADGQELNFGNGPFEVKSTGWGYYLVVGYNF, encoded by the coding sequence ATGAAATTTAAAGCATTGATAGCAGGGGCCTTACTGGCCAGCAGCTGGACCGGCGCGGCACAAGCGGCAGACAGCGATCCGCAGTATCTTTCAGACTGGTGGCACCAGAGCGTTAATGTGGTGGGTAGCACCCACACCCGCTTCGGACCGCAGTTCAACAATGACGTGTATCTCGAATACGAAGCCTTTGCTAAAAAAGACTGGTTCGATTTCTACGGCTATGCGGATTTGACCAACTTCTTTGGCGTGGGTAACAGCAACGCTAACGGCATTTTCGACCACGGTTCGCCGCTGTTCATGGAAATTGAGCCACGTTTCTCAATTGATAAACTGACCGGCACCAGCCTGGCATTTGGTCCGTTTAAAGAGTGGTACTTCGCGAACAACTATATCTATGACATGGGTCGCAACGCTTCACAGCGTCAGAACACCTGGTACATGGGTCTGGGTACCGACATCGATACCCATAGCGATATCGGCCTGTCTCTGAACGTTTATGCTAAATACCAGTGGCAGAACTACGGTGCAGCGAACGAAAATAGCTGGGATGGATATCGCTTCAAAGTGAAATACTTTGTGCCGATTACCGATCTGTGGGGCGGCAAGCTGAGCTACATCGGCTTCACCAATTTCGACTGGGGTTCAGACCTGCGCGATGAGACCGGTCCATCACGTACCAGCAACTCGATCGCGTCCAGCCACATTTTGTCGCTGAACTACGATCACTGGCACGTTTCTACCGTGGCACGTTATTTCCACAATGGCGGCCAGTGGGCAGATGGACAGGAGCTGAACTTCGGCAACGGTCCGTTTGAAGTGAAATCGACGGGCTGGGGTTACTACCTGGTCGTGGGTTACAACTTCTAA